A window of the Dermatophagoides farinae isolate YC_2012a chromosome 2, ASM2471394v1, whole genome shotgun sequence genome harbors these coding sequences:
- the LOC124498628 gene encoding uncharacterized protein LOC124498628 isoform X1: MRIFRRLSIMYDLRNLKIIKMAKAKERLRQQYEKQQEQEEEENQMNDVYPDFVMEKPQKIVKSTKPDGNRMETFVNFLRQIFNVNQIRFLFVLMKSDTKENDISRRFLLFWMGISYTLLYFYIQVYVFEKFQTLTLLLVTVMAITTIILPQFSRWAQSFSLILMPRSVMIVLRGAILSVIAFQIHTVTRFNIERNYKILVTSIQCNVRKTERFASQSKSFGFGDTRGQKSFRFNFVNPFKPFVESVKSYALSISEFFQRTQAYLDKVNAVGNWIADKFTWLPSIDFGITGFLVDNIAKPLGNQVNQITDNIGKQILSWFEIKFHSNYHFYWKSSQPNQTIGSVIADSLNEVVERHSYIQYVMSFVEQLVHFYVFTVFILIFFPPLLYIYKFRRRPSFDNFYITDKLIAYDEEMVASGGTGVGLESIFPLRFVELFMYVRRTDPILTIQELQSALMSFIVDFLLLSYVLTFMLVDFIMVHVVVQFAKIYEFVYELALPEQFPKFLQILNTSSDASSPMKNLIDADTFVQDYQVFRQDIRQCLPIVSDIDWAPYRKCLTYFGLLMLWKTIRPYINRTRSVVCTNLYPKLAQSRVVYLYNHIWFQRMIMDVTMAVMSQDYTKAIRIVWQFVKQNYNIRKLERQRLKREKQKQGAAGLVDTLLGAPNMSPLNNCAICNKSFEQNELIQCPGNNCQLLLCWQCYKTATTEPNYRCKQCDTAYEQFLEDVSEVIDSSMNDELDF, from the exons ATGCGAATCTTTCGACGCCTTAGCATAATGTATGATTTGAGAAACCTAaagatcatcaaaatggCCAAAGCAAAAGAACGTTTACGACAACAATACGAGAAGCAGCAAGAGCAAGAGGAAGAGGAAAACCAAATGAACGACGTGTATCCCGATTTTGTGATGGAAAAGCCgcaaaaaattgtgaaaagcACCAAACCAGACGGCAATCGGATGGAAACTTTTGTCAACTTTTTGCGGCAGATATTCAACGTTAATCAA AtacgatttttgtttgttctcaTGAAAAGCGACACCAAAGAGAATGACATATCAAGGCGTTTTCTGCTATTCTGGATGGGAATCAGCTACACATTGCTATACTTCTACATTCAGGTCTATGTGTTTGagaaatttcaaacattgaCACTGCTGCTGGTAACAGTGATGGCCATCACGACCATCATTCTGCCGCAATTCTCACGTTGGGCACAATcgttttcattgattctcATGCCACGCAGCGTCATGATCGTATTGCGTGGTGCCATACTGAGCGTAATCGCTTTTCAGATACACACCGTCACCCGTTTCAATATTGAGAGAAACTATAAAATTCTGGTCACCAGCATACAATGCAACGTGAGGAAAACTGAACGATTCGCGTCACAATCCAAGTCATTTGGTTTTGGCGACACCAGAGGGCAGAAGAgttttcgtttcaatttcGTTAATCCGTTCAAACCGTTTGTGGAATCCGTCAAAAGTTATGCCTTGTCGATTTCTGAATTTTTCCAAC GAACACAAGCATACCTGGACAAAGTGAATGCAGTAGGCAATTGGATCGCAGACAAATTCACTTGGCTTCCTTCAATAGATTTCGGCATCACCGGATTCCTGGTCGATAACATAGCAA AACCGCTAGGAAACCAGGTAAACCAGATTACCGACAACATTGGAAAACAAATTCTTAGTTGGTtcgaaattaaatttcactCCAACTATCACTTTTATTGGAAGAGTTCACAACCCAATCAAACGATAGGATCGGTCATTGCGGATTCGCTCAATGAAGTGGTCGAAAGGCATTCGTACATTCAATATGTCATGAGCTTTGTCGAACAGCTGGTCCACTTTTACGTATTCACCGTGTTcatattgattttctttcc ACCCCTGTTGTACATTTACAAATTCAGACGTCGTCCAAGTTTCGACAATTTCTACATAACCGATAAACTGATTGCCTACGACGAAGAAATGGTGGCCAGCGGCGGCACCGGAGTCGGCTTGGAATCGATATTTCCGTTACGATTCGTCGAACTATTCATGTATGTCCGACGTACCGACCCCATACTGACCATCCAAGAGCTGCAAAGTGCACTCATGTCCTTCATTGTCGATTTCCTTCTGCTGTCGTACGTGCTCACATTCATGTTGGTCGATTTCATAATGGTCCACGTGGTCGTACAATTTGCCAAAATCTACGAATTCGTCTATGAACTAGCGTTGCCGGAACAATTTCCCAAGTTTCTTCAGATTCTCAACACATCTTCGGATGCATCATCACcgatgaagaatttgatcGACGCCGATACATTCGTCCAAGACTATCAGGTGTTTCGCCAGGATATTCGTCAATGTCTGCCCATTGTATCGGACATTGATTGGGCACCATATCGTAAATGTCTAACGTATTTCGGTTTGCTAATGCTTTGGAAAACCATTCGGCCATACATTAATCGCACGAGAAGTGTCGTTTGCACCAACCTCTACCCGAAATTGGCTCAATCGCGTGTTGTCTATCTCTACAACCACATCTGGTTCCAACGAATGATAATGGATGT AACAATGGCCGTCATGAGCCAAGATTATACGAAAGCAATCAGGATTGTGTGGCAATTCgtcaaacaaaattacaaCATTCGAAAGCTGGAGAGACAAAGATTGAAACGagaaaagcaaaaacaaGGAGCTGCCGGTCTTGTCGATACGTTATTAGGAGCGCCCAACATGTCTCCATTGAACAATTGTGCCATCTGTAATAAATCATTCGAACAAAACGAATTGATTCAGTGTCCAGGAAACAATTGCCAGTTGCTACTGTGTTGGCAATGCTACAAAACGGCTACAACGGAACCAAACTATCGCTGCAAACAATGCGACACGGCTTACGAACAATTCTTGGAAGATGTTTCCGAAGTCATAGATTCAAGTATGAACGATGAATTGGATTTCTAA
- the LOC124498628 gene encoding uncharacterized protein LOC124498628 isoform X2, giving the protein MRIFRRLSIMYDLRNLKIIKMAKAKERLRQQYEKQQEQEEEENQMNDVYPDFVMEKPQKIVKSTKPDGNRMETFVNFLRQIFNVNQIRFLFVLMKSDTKENDISRRFLLFWMGISYTLLYFYIQVYVFEKFQTLTLLLVTVMAITTIILPQFSRWAQSFSLILMPRSVMIVLRGAILSVIAFQIHTVTRFNIERNYKILVTSIQCNVRKTERFASQSKSFGFGDTRGQKSFRFNFVNPFKPFVESVKSYALSISEFFQRTQAYLDKVNAVGNWIADKFTWLPSIDFGITGFLVDNIAKPLGNQVNQITDNIGKQILSWFEIKFHSNYHFYWKSSQPNQTIGSVIADSLNEVVERHSYIQYVMSFVEQLVHFYVFTVFILIFFPPLLYIYKFRRRPSFDNFYITDKLIAYDEEMVASGGTGVGLESIFPLRFVELFMYVRRTDPILTIQELQSALMSFIVDFLLLSYVLTFMLVDFIMVHVVVQFAKIYEFVYELALPEQFPKFLQILNTSSDASSPMKNLIDADTFVQDYQVFRQDIRQCLPIVSDIDWAPYRKCLTYFGLLMLWKTIRPYINRTRSVVCTNLYPKLAQSRVVYLYNHIWFQRMIMDVYVSVLY; this is encoded by the exons ATGCGAATCTTTCGACGCCTTAGCATAATGTATGATTTGAGAAACCTAaagatcatcaaaatggCCAAAGCAAAAGAACGTTTACGACAACAATACGAGAAGCAGCAAGAGCAAGAGGAAGAGGAAAACCAAATGAACGACGTGTATCCCGATTTTGTGATGGAAAAGCCgcaaaaaattgtgaaaagcACCAAACCAGACGGCAATCGGATGGAAACTTTTGTCAACTTTTTGCGGCAGATATTCAACGTTAATCAA AtacgatttttgtttgttctcaTGAAAAGCGACACCAAAGAGAATGACATATCAAGGCGTTTTCTGCTATTCTGGATGGGAATCAGCTACACATTGCTATACTTCTACATTCAGGTCTATGTGTTTGagaaatttcaaacattgaCACTGCTGCTGGTAACAGTGATGGCCATCACGACCATCATTCTGCCGCAATTCTCACGTTGGGCACAATcgttttcattgattctcATGCCACGCAGCGTCATGATCGTATTGCGTGGTGCCATACTGAGCGTAATCGCTTTTCAGATACACACCGTCACCCGTTTCAATATTGAGAGAAACTATAAAATTCTGGTCACCAGCATACAATGCAACGTGAGGAAAACTGAACGATTCGCGTCACAATCCAAGTCATTTGGTTTTGGCGACACCAGAGGGCAGAAGAgttttcgtttcaatttcGTTAATCCGTTCAAACCGTTTGTGGAATCCGTCAAAAGTTATGCCTTGTCGATTTCTGAATTTTTCCAAC GAACACAAGCATACCTGGACAAAGTGAATGCAGTAGGCAATTGGATCGCAGACAAATTCACTTGGCTTCCTTCAATAGATTTCGGCATCACCGGATTCCTGGTCGATAACATAGCAA AACCGCTAGGAAACCAGGTAAACCAGATTACCGACAACATTGGAAAACAAATTCTTAGTTGGTtcgaaattaaatttcactCCAACTATCACTTTTATTGGAAGAGTTCACAACCCAATCAAACGATAGGATCGGTCATTGCGGATTCGCTCAATGAAGTGGTCGAAAGGCATTCGTACATTCAATATGTCATGAGCTTTGTCGAACAGCTGGTCCACTTTTACGTATTCACCGTGTTcatattgattttctttcc ACCCCTGTTGTACATTTACAAATTCAGACGTCGTCCAAGTTTCGACAATTTCTACATAACCGATAAACTGATTGCCTACGACGAAGAAATGGTGGCCAGCGGCGGCACCGGAGTCGGCTTGGAATCGATATTTCCGTTACGATTCGTCGAACTATTCATGTATGTCCGACGTACCGACCCCATACTGACCATCCAAGAGCTGCAAAGTGCACTCATGTCCTTCATTGTCGATTTCCTTCTGCTGTCGTACGTGCTCACATTCATGTTGGTCGATTTCATAATGGTCCACGTGGTCGTACAATTTGCCAAAATCTACGAATTCGTCTATGAACTAGCGTTGCCGGAACAATTTCCCAAGTTTCTTCAGATTCTCAACACATCTTCGGATGCATCATCACcgatgaagaatttgatcGACGCCGATACATTCGTCCAAGACTATCAGGTGTTTCGCCAGGATATTCGTCAATGTCTGCCCATTGTATCGGACATTGATTGGGCACCATATCGTAAATGTCTAACGTATTTCGGTTTGCTAATGCTTTGGAAAACCATTCGGCCATACATTAATCGCACGAGAAGTGTCGTTTGCACCAACCTCTACCCGAAATTGGCTCAATCGCGTGTTGTCTATCTCTACAACCACATCTGGTTCCAACGAATGATAATGGATGTGTACGTATCTGTACTATACTGA
- the LOC124498628 gene encoding uncharacterized protein LOC124498628 isoform X3 → MRIFRRLSIMYDLRNLKIIKMAKAKERLRQQYEKQQEQEEEENQMNDVYPDFVMEKPQKIVKSTKPDGNRMETFVNFLRQIFNVNQIRFLFVLMKSDTKENDISRRFLLFWMGISYTLLYFYIQVYVFEKFQTLTLLLVTVMAITTIILPQFSRWAQSFSLILMPRSVMIVLRGAILSVIAFQIHTVTRFNIERNYKILVTSIQCNVRKTERFASQSKSFGFGDTRGQKSFRFNFVNPFKPFVESVKSYALSISEFFQRTQAYLDKVNAVGNWIADKFTWLPSIDFGITGFLVDNIAKPLGNQVNQITDNIGKQILSWFEIKFHSNYHFYWKSSQPNQTIGSVIADSLNEVVERHSYIQYVMSFVEQLVHFYVFTVFILIFFP, encoded by the exons ATGCGAATCTTTCGACGCCTTAGCATAATGTATGATTTGAGAAACCTAaagatcatcaaaatggCCAAAGCAAAAGAACGTTTACGACAACAATACGAGAAGCAGCAAGAGCAAGAGGAAGAGGAAAACCAAATGAACGACGTGTATCCCGATTTTGTGATGGAAAAGCCgcaaaaaattgtgaaaagcACCAAACCAGACGGCAATCGGATGGAAACTTTTGTCAACTTTTTGCGGCAGATATTCAACGTTAATCAA AtacgatttttgtttgttctcaTGAAAAGCGACACCAAAGAGAATGACATATCAAGGCGTTTTCTGCTATTCTGGATGGGAATCAGCTACACATTGCTATACTTCTACATTCAGGTCTATGTGTTTGagaaatttcaaacattgaCACTGCTGCTGGTAACAGTGATGGCCATCACGACCATCATTCTGCCGCAATTCTCACGTTGGGCACAATcgttttcattgattctcATGCCACGCAGCGTCATGATCGTATTGCGTGGTGCCATACTGAGCGTAATCGCTTTTCAGATACACACCGTCACCCGTTTCAATATTGAGAGAAACTATAAAATTCTGGTCACCAGCATACAATGCAACGTGAGGAAAACTGAACGATTCGCGTCACAATCCAAGTCATTTGGTTTTGGCGACACCAGAGGGCAGAAGAgttttcgtttcaatttcGTTAATCCGTTCAAACCGTTTGTGGAATCCGTCAAAAGTTATGCCTTGTCGATTTCTGAATTTTTCCAAC GAACACAAGCATACCTGGACAAAGTGAATGCAGTAGGCAATTGGATCGCAGACAAATTCACTTGGCTTCCTTCAATAGATTTCGGCATCACCGGATTCCTGGTCGATAACATAGCAA AACCGCTAGGAAACCAGGTAAACCAGATTACCGACAACATTGGAAAACAAATTCTTAGTTGGTtcgaaattaaatttcactCCAACTATCACTTTTATTGGAAGAGTTCACAACCCAATCAAACGATAGGATCGGTCATTGCGGATTCGCTCAATGAAGTGGTCGAAAGGCATTCGTACATTCAATATGTCATGAGCTTTGTCGAACAGCTGGTCCACTTTTACGTATTCACCGTGTTcatattgattttctttccgtaa
- the LOC124498628 gene encoding uncharacterized protein LOC124498628 isoform X4, translated as MRIFRRLSIMYDLRNLKIIKMAKAKERLRQQYEKQQEQEEEENQMNDVYPDFVMEKPQKIVKSTKPDGNRMETFVNFLRQIFNVNQIRFLFVLMKSDTKENDISRRFLLFWMGISYTLLYFYIQVYVFEKFQTLTLLLVTVMAITTIILPQFSRWAQSFSLILMPRSVMIVLRGAILSVIAFQIHTVTRFNIERNYKILVTSIQCNVRKTERFASQSKSFGFGDTRGQKSFRFNFVNPFKPFVESVKSYALSISEFFQRTQAYLDKVNAVGNWIADKFTWLPSIDFGITGFLVDNIASM; from the exons ATGCGAATCTTTCGACGCCTTAGCATAATGTATGATTTGAGAAACCTAaagatcatcaaaatggCCAAAGCAAAAGAACGTTTACGACAACAATACGAGAAGCAGCAAGAGCAAGAGGAAGAGGAAAACCAAATGAACGACGTGTATCCCGATTTTGTGATGGAAAAGCCgcaaaaaattgtgaaaagcACCAAACCAGACGGCAATCGGATGGAAACTTTTGTCAACTTTTTGCGGCAGATATTCAACGTTAATCAA AtacgatttttgtttgttctcaTGAAAAGCGACACCAAAGAGAATGACATATCAAGGCGTTTTCTGCTATTCTGGATGGGAATCAGCTACACATTGCTATACTTCTACATTCAGGTCTATGTGTTTGagaaatttcaaacattgaCACTGCTGCTGGTAACAGTGATGGCCATCACGACCATCATTCTGCCGCAATTCTCACGTTGGGCACAATcgttttcattgattctcATGCCACGCAGCGTCATGATCGTATTGCGTGGTGCCATACTGAGCGTAATCGCTTTTCAGATACACACCGTCACCCGTTTCAATATTGAGAGAAACTATAAAATTCTGGTCACCAGCATACAATGCAACGTGAGGAAAACTGAACGATTCGCGTCACAATCCAAGTCATTTGGTTTTGGCGACACCAGAGGGCAGAAGAgttttcgtttcaatttcGTTAATCCGTTCAAACCGTTTGTGGAATCCGTCAAAAGTTATGCCTTGTCGATTTCTGAATTTTTCCAAC GAACACAAGCATACCTGGACAAAGTGAATGCAGTAGGCAATTGGATCGCAGACAAATTCACTTGGCTTCCTTCAATAGATTTCGGCATCACCGGATTCCTGGTCGATAACATAGCAAGTATGTAG
- the LOC124491462 gene encoding uncharacterized protein LOC124491462 — MATVTKSKKMLRANITENILSPPHDSQPNPNDNPSTSNPSTSNPSTSNPSSEQPVVIISDCEEEMDDTSNDTTTQQEVPLSASSSRSTRPKRTPRNTVDSPSVTNSLTNYLDRPRYTTDADAKFIKSVHVAVGGLSGNITREIKRDTLIALSIADSMYSEIVLLRKRLMTATKRKSAVLDQDDDEIMDIGNMDNDVTGSNIREEMNEMKLAINKLTALVQNNINLATTTPQRPAPQQQLQKTFSEVIKQHSANKTPIHRTIVSIPGNENSEATQQMLTTKIVPVNEGINIVESRKLSKGKVAIDFTSPESQQKFEDKVAATPELVHETPRILYPMMIIKGAPARIEKEQLPNMIKPFNHLISEFINKNNLKIEQEIEPVYARQNRKPGLRNFAIRVNPKLRDIIVDKMHNKIIIDYQTTHIEDMTPVMQCYKCYGYNHKISECQVPDQMCLHCGDFHSFNQCPRKSSPAICLNCIRSNITNATSHNSVNRECPVHIRLLSRVINKIQY, encoded by the coding sequence ATGGCAACTGTGACCAAATCCAAGAAAATGTTGAGGGCAAATATCACTGAGAACATTTTGTCTCCACCTCATGATTCACAACCTAATCCAAATGATaatccatcaacatcaaatccatcaacatcaaacccatcaacatcaaatccATCGAGTGAGCAACCTGTAGTTATCATAAGTGATTGTGAAGAAGAAATGGACGACACCAGTAACGATACCACAACGCAACAGGAAGTACCACTATCGGCATCATCTTCACGATCAACACGGCCAAAACGAACACCTCGTAATACTGTCGATTCTCCTTCTGTCACCAATTCATTAACGAATTATTTGGATCGACCGAGATATACTACTGATGCCGATGCCAAATTTATAAAAAGTGTTCATGTAGCGGTCGGTGGCTTGTCCGGCAACATCACACGGGAAATCAAACGTGATACGTTGATAGCGCTTTCCATTGCTGATAGCATGTACAGCGAAATTGTATTATTACGAAAACGATTGATGACTGCAACCAAACGTAAAAGTGCTGTCCtcgatcaagatgatgacgaaatAATGGACATTGGCAATATGGATAATGACGTAACTGGCTCGAATATTCGTGaggaaatgaatgaaatgaaattggcaATCAACAAATTAACTGCGCTCGTCCAAAATAACATCAATTTGGCGACAACTACACCACAACGACCAGCACCACAACAGCAATTGCAGAAAACATTTAGCGAGGTCATTAAACAACATTCAGCAAACAAAACACCGATTCATCGAACTATTGTATCAATTCCTGGCAACGAAAATTCCGAAGCGACGCAACAAATGTTAACCACAAAAATAGTCCCAGTCAATGAAGGCATAAATATTGTTGAATCACGAAAATTATCTAAAGGAAAAGTAGCTATTGATTTCACCAGTCCGGAAAGCCAACAGAAATTCGAAGATAAAGTTGCAGCCACACCTGAACTTGTTCATGAAACACCGCGAATATTAtatccgatgatgattattaaagGAGCACCTGCTCGCATCGAAAAAGAACAATTGCCGAACATGATCAaaccattcaatcatttgatatctgaattcatcaacaaaaataatctGAAAATTGAACAAGAAATTGAACCAGTATATGCTCGTCAAAATCGCAAACCTGGCCTTCGAAATTTTGCCATCCGTGTCAATCCAAAATTACGTGACATTATCGTGGACAAAATGCataacaaaataatcattgattatcaaacaaCACATATTGAAGATATGACACCGGTTATGCAATGTTATAAATGCTACGGATATAATCATAAAATCAGTGAATGTCAAGTACCCGACCAAATGTGTCTCCACTGTGGTGATTTCCACAGCTTCAACCAGTGCCCAAGAAAATCGTCACCAGCAATCTGTTTAAATTGCATTCGCTCGAACATCACCAATGCCACATCACACAACAGCGTTAACCGGGAATGTCCAGTCCACATCCGCCTGCTATCTCGAGtgatcaataaaattcaatactGA